In the Nitrososphaerota archaeon genome, one interval contains:
- a CDS encoding aminopeptidase, giving the protein MSNLPYYYEYELTQSAFILVKDLFKLKKGEEFVITADTESDSKVVDTVASAAFSIGAKPIVIWIPAPLGVGKEADSMIPLKTLTSLLKEADAWAEFNNKWLLYSTPWEIALKENKKLRHMCLVGMNTDMMVRCIGRVNYELLNKFQAKIVELTKKAKNVHITTPAGTDIFFENDPKLPITYESGYADTPGSHFMIGQIGWAPIYESIGGLIVFDGSLSPPIGLLRNPIKLYIKKGKIEKIEGGMEATIFESWLKSLNDENMFLLAHVCYGFHPNAILSGNILEDERVWGCIEWGIGSVDPGTLPPNGRQAKSHCDGICLNASIWLDDIQLLNKGKVVHSDLIELAKTLGKF; this is encoded by the coding sequence TTGAGTAATTTGCCATATTATTATGAATATGAATTAACTCAAAGTGCTTTTATTTTAGTTAAAGATTTATTTAAATTAAAAAAAGGAGAAGAATTTGTAATAACAGCTGATACAGAATCCGACTCGAAAGTTGTTGATACTGTAGCAAGTGCTGCTTTCTCAATTGGCGCAAAACCAATCGTTATTTGGATACCAGCTCCTCTTGGTGTAGGTAAAGAAGCGGATTCAATGATACCTTTAAAAACACTTACTTCTTTACTTAAAGAAGCAGATGCATGGGCTGAATTTAATAATAAATGGTTATTGTATTCTACACCATGGGAGATTGCTTTAAAAGAGAATAAAAAATTAAGACATATGTGCTTAGTTGGAATGAATACTGATATGATGGTTAGATGTATTGGAAGAGTTAATTATGAATTACTTAATAAATTCCAAGCTAAAATAGTAGAATTAACAAAAAAAGCAAAGAATGTACATATTACTACTCCAGCGGGAACGGATATTTTTTTCGAAAATGATCCAAAATTGCCAATAACATACGAATCTGGATATGCCGATACTCCAGGCTCGCATTTTATGATTGGACAGATTGGTTGGGCTCCTATATATGAATCAATAGGAGGTTTAATAGTTTTTGATGGATCACTATCACCACCAATAGGTTTGTTAAGAAATCCTATAAAATTATACATAAAAAAAGGGAAAATTGAAAAAATTGAAGGAGGAATGGAAGCAACAATTTTCGAATCATGGCTTAAAAGCCTTAATGATGAAAATATGTTTTTATTAGCCCATGTATGCTATGGTTTTCATCCAAATGCCATATTATCTGGGAATATATTAGAAGATGAAAGAGTTTGGGGATGCATAGAATGGGGTATAGGTAGCGTAGACCCTGGAACTTTACCGCCAAATGGTAGGCAAGCTAAATCTCACTGTGATGGAATATGTTTAAATGCATCGATATGGCTTGATGATATACAATTACTTAATAAAGGTAAGGTGGTACATTCAGATCTTATAGAATTAGCCAAGACACTTGGGAAATTTTAA
- a CDS encoding radical SAM protein, giving the protein MFYVAEKDFNKCKQCGWCEEIVACSSKYVGYERECIGCEACYIACPYEAIRIKKEKREKYVKIKVNGESFSIPERITIKKALEFVGYKISKFPGEGDFFAPCEVGGCYSCVVDVDGEIKPSCTTGVKNGMEIKTELPKDYIPKRLVHGWMGHPVGGVGTPWWLKRKYRYIEAAVFACGCNFRCPQCQNWTTTYCGKEVALTPKEAALLMTDTRKRYRVDRMAISGGECTLNREWLVQYIKELKKLNPDPKARFHVDTNASILTKDYIDDLIEAGMTDIGPDLKGLYTETFMKITGIKDKKLAEKYLKTAWNAFEYIINNYKDKVFIGIGIPYNKDLISLEEIIKIGDEIYKIDSEVQVCVLDYRPEFRRINISRPSYEEMVKVWKSLKEVGLKTVICQTEYGYIGP; this is encoded by the coding sequence ATGTTTTATGTCGCTGAAAAAGATTTTAATAAATGCAAACAATGTGGATGGTGTGAAGAAATAGTAGCATGTTCAAGTAAATATGTTGGTTATGAAAGAGAATGCATAGGTTGTGAAGCTTGTTATATTGCATGCCCATATGAAGCTATTAGAATAAAGAAAGAAAAAAGGGAAAAATATGTTAAAATAAAAGTTAATGGAGAAAGTTTTTCAATTCCAGAAAGGATAACTATTAAAAAAGCTCTTGAATTTGTTGGTTATAAAATTAGTAAATTTCCAGGAGAAGGGGATTTCTTCGCTCCTTGTGAAGTTGGAGGTTGTTACAGTTGTGTAGTAGATGTTGATGGGGAAATAAAACCAAGCTGTACTACTGGGGTTAAAAATGGAATGGAAATAAAAACGGAATTACCTAAGGATTATATTCCTAAAAGACTTGTTCATGGTTGGATGGGACATCCTGTTGGTGGGGTAGGAACACCATGGTGGCTTAAAAGAAAATATAGATATATAGAAGCTGCTGTTTTTGCTTGTGGTTGTAATTTTCGTTGTCCACAATGCCAAAATTGGACAACAACTTATTGTGGAAAAGAAGTTGCATTAACACCAAAAGAAGCTGCTTTATTAATGACAGATACAAGAAAAAGATATAGAGTAGATAGAATGGCAATATCAGGAGGGGAATGTACTTTAAATAGAGAATGGTTAGTACAATATATTAAAGAATTAAAGAAATTAAATCCCGATCCAAAAGCAAGATTTCATGTAGATACAAATGCATCAATACTTACTAAAGATTATATTGATGATCTTATAGAAGCGGGAATGACAGATATAGGGCCAGACCTTAAAGGATTGTATACAGAAACTTTCATGAAAATAACAGGAATAAAAGATAAAAAATTAGCAGAAAAATATTTAAAAACAGCTTGGAATGCTTTCGAATATATTATTAATAATTATAAAGATAAAGTTTTTATTGGTATAGGAATTCCATATAACAAAGATTTAATTTCATTAGAAGAGATTATTAAAATTGGAGATGAAATTTATAAAATTGATTCAGAAGTACAAGTTTGCGTTTTAGACTATAGACCAGAATTTAGGAGAATAAATATTTCAAGACCAAGTTATGAGGAAATGGTTAAAGTTTGGAAAAGTTTAAAAGAAGTTGGTCTTAAAACTGTAATCTGTCAAACTGAATATGGATATATAGGACCATGA
- a CDS encoding energy-coupling factor transporter ATPase gives MSVIEFNNFSWQYAGSKNWALKEINLKIRDGEFVVITGPSGAGKTTLCLCMNGLIPQRINGILKGNVKILGKSTLEHDIYEFAKDVGMVYQDPETQFISMSVKNEIAFGMENFGVSREEMQKRLEWVLKIIRMEDSLDKSPIELSGGQKQRVAIASILVIEPKIFIFDEPTSDLDPIGRSEVYSVISKIREERKSTIIMVEHNLEEVVPYADRFILMHDGSIILDLPKDDFFEEIEKILEISRNVPQISEFFYILRKKGVWDGKIPITFNDAYEEFKKIYSKNLIKIKNFHSSKSFKEDKNSFNENEPIIIVKNLYYQYPDGTIALKDINLNIKKGEYLAIVGQNGSGKTTLVKHFNGLLKPTRGKVIVKGIDTSSSRVRELITHVGYVFQNPDHQLFCQTVFDEVMFNFKQLKIDEKYAKEKALKILESMDLLKYAEEHPFFLGKGQRRKLAIASVLSLNPEIIIVDEPTTGQDWKGSKEIMNILDRLNKEEGRTIIVITHNMRVVAEHCDRVIVMSNGRAIFDGSVKEAFTSEKILEQAFLKPPQITEFAKMLKNYGFKEDIITLEEMINSIEF, from the coding sequence ATGAGTGTTATCGAGTTTAATAACTTCAGTTGGCAATATGCAGGATCAAAAAATTGGGCTCTTAAAGAAATTAATTTGAAAATAAGGGATGGAGAATTTGTAGTAATTACTGGACCTTCTGGAGCAGGAAAAACTACTCTTTGTCTATGCATGAATGGATTAATACCTCAAAGAATTAATGGTATTTTAAAAGGTAATGTAAAAATACTTGGTAAAAGTACTTTGGAACATGATATATATGAATTTGCAAAAGATGTTGGAATGGTCTATCAAGATCCTGAAACTCAATTCATTTCTATGAGTGTAAAAAATGAAATTGCTTTTGGAATGGAAAATTTTGGTGTATCAAGAGAAGAAATGCAGAAAAGACTTGAGTGGGTATTAAAAATAATTAGAATGGAAGATAGCTTAGATAAATCTCCAATAGAGCTTTCAGGAGGGCAAAAGCAAAGAGTTGCTATTGCATCAATTTTAGTTATCGAGCCAAAAATTTTTATTTTTGATGAGCCTACAAGTGACTTAGACCCTATTGGAAGAAGTGAAGTATATTCAGTTATTTCAAAAATAAGAGAAGAGAGAAAATCAACAATTATTATGGTAGAGCATAATTTAGAAGAAGTAGTACCTTATGCTGATAGATTTATATTAATGCATGATGGAAGCATAATATTAGATCTTCCTAAAGATGATTTTTTTGAAGAGATTGAAAAAATTTTAGAAATAAGTAGGAATGTCCCACAAATTTCTGAGTTTTTTTATATTTTAAGAAAAAAAGGAGTATGGGATGGAAAAATTCCAATAACATTTAATGACGCTTATGAGGAATTTAAAAAAATTTATTCTAAAAATCTTATAAAAATAAAAAATTTTCATTCATCTAAATCTTTTAAAGAGGATAAGAACTCATTTAATGAGAATGAGCCTATAATAATTGTTAAAAATCTATATTATCAATATCCAGATGGGACTATTGCTTTAAAAGATATAAATCTTAATATAAAAAAGGGAGAATATTTAGCAATAGTTGGCCAAAATGGCTCAGGTAAAACAACACTTGTTAAACATTTTAATGGTCTTCTTAAACCTACTCGTGGAAAAGTAATTGTTAAAGGAATAGATACAAGTAGCTCCAGAGTTAGAGAACTTATTACTCATGTGGGATATGTTTTTCAAAATCCAGATCATCAACTTTTTTGCCAAACTGTTTTTGATGAAGTAATGTTTAATTTTAAACAATTAAAAATCGATGAAAAATATGCTAAAGAGAAAGCTTTGAAAATTTTAGAATCGATGGATTTACTAAAATATGCTGAAGAACATCCTTTCTTTCTTGGAAAAGGGCAAAGACGTAAGTTAGCTATAGCTTCTGTTCTTTCATTAAATCCAGAAATTATTATTGTAGATGAGCCAACTACTGGACAAGATTGGAAAGGATCAAAAGAAATAATGAATATTCTTGATAGATTAAATAAAGAAGAAGGACGTACAATCATAGTTATTACTCACAATATGAGAGTAGTTGCTGAACATTGTGATAGAGTTATAGTAATGTCAAATGGGAGA
- a CDS encoding DUF917 domain-containing protein — MYSLTSFEEIEALVYGATFFGTGGGGNPIRGLNLLLKSFKVKKKIDIINIEELSEEEMIVCPYYVGTIAPTAKTKKAIKIEEPISLAIEKMENILGKKIGAIVASELGGANTAVAVSIATEMGIPIIDGDLLGRAAPELHQCTVHIFGIPMYPSILVTETGNIVMVEKYADIDDYESIARYLSVLAGRFVVVVDTPLNKENGRKAIVKGTISKCIEVGKIIKKSKDKGRVLIEDIIKATNGWEIFEGIIKKYNWKDEGGFLYGEVFLEGINKWKNHNLKSWIKNEHIMVWRDNKPIVMPPDLMSFILDDGNIVTNSDLKEGMKVHAIAIKSPEVWRTPKGLELFGPRHFGFDIDYVPIEKLISEI; from the coding sequence ATGTATTCATTAACTTCCTTTGAAGAAATCGAGGCATTAGTTTATGGGGCAACATTTTTTGGTACTGGAGGTGGAGGAAACCCAATAAGAGGCCTAAATCTTTTGCTTAAGAGTTTTAAAGTAAAAAAGAAGATAGACATAATAAATATTGAAGAATTATCAGAAGAGGAAATGATTGTTTGTCCCTATTATGTAGGAACTATAGCTCCAACAGCAAAAACTAAAAAAGCTATAAAAATAGAAGAGCCGATAAGTTTAGCAATAGAGAAAATGGAAAATATTTTAGGTAAAAAAATTGGAGCTATAGTAGCATCTGAGCTTGGAGGTGCAAATACTGCTGTTGCTGTTAGTATAGCTACAGAAATGGGCATACCAATTATAGATGGCGATTTATTAGGAAGAGCTGCACCAGAACTTCATCAATGTACCGTTCATATATTTGGAATACCTATGTACCCCTCTATACTTGTTACAGAAACTGGCAATATTGTAATGGTAGAAAAATATGCTGATATAGATGATTATGAATCTATAGCTAGATATTTATCTGTTCTTGCTGGGAGATTTGTTGTAGTGGTTGATACTCCATTAAATAAAGAAAATGGAAGAAAAGCTATAGTTAAAGGTACTATTTCAAAATGTATTGAAGTAGGGAAAATCATAAAAAAATCTAAAGATAAGGGAAGAGTTTTAATTGAAGATATAATTAAAGCTACAAATGGGTGGGAAATTTTCGAGGGGATTATTAAAAAATACAATTGGAAAGATGAGGGAGGGTTTTTATATGGTGAAGTTTTTCTTGAGGGCATTAATAAATGGAAAAATCATAATTTAAAAAGCTGGATAAAAAATGAGCATATAATGGTATGGAGAGATAATAAACCAATAGTTATGCCTCCAGACTTAATGAGTTTTATATTAGATGATGGAAATATTGTAACAAATAGTGATTTAAAGGAAGGAATGAAAGTACACGCTATTGCTATAAAATCTCCAGAAGTCTGGAGAACACCTAAAGGTTTAGAATTATTTGGCCCAAGACATTTTGGTTTTGATATAGATTATGTACCAATCGAAAAATTGATTTCTGAGATATAA
- a CDS encoding energy-coupling factor transporter transmembrane component T — translation MVTKKSFLFYLPENSPFLSINAISKLLIVFTVSFLALSILDFKINLIILLITILLLFIARVPLKNLKLWLYGFAFMLIFLTTMYTLLSKIPGEHIYIKFPWGTFITENTFPRALSVAFRIWSMIFVALIFLSTTSDTDIVLALRELKLPYTFCFLISLSLRAISMFSEDWKSILDAYWSRGIDINKGNIIKRLRNYVSITIPLIIITLNKIKEVDYAAESRGFKIGIKNRTSLETIKWSIWDYIIILISIIIIFIIALIIFIY, via the coding sequence ATGGTAACAAAAAAATCTTTCCTTTTTTATTTACCTGAAAACTCCCCATTTCTTTCTATTAATGCAATTTCTAAACTTTTAATAGTATTTACTGTTAGTTTCCTAGCTTTATCCATACTAGATTTTAAAATTAATCTTATAATACTTTTAATAACAATATTACTCCTTTTTATAGCTAGAGTTCCTTTAAAAAATTTAAAGCTATGGTTATATGGTTTTGCTTTTATGCTTATTTTTCTTACAACAATGTATACTCTTTTAAGCAAAATTCCTGGAGAGCATATTTATATTAAGTTTCCATGGGGAACTTTTATAACAGAAAATACTTTTCCAAGAGCTTTATCTGTTGCTTTTAGAATTTGGTCGATGATTTTTGTTGCTCTTATATTTTTATCGACCACTAGCGATACAGATATAGTATTAGCATTAAGAGAATTAAAACTTCCTTATACTTTTTGTTTTCTTATATCATTATCTTTACGTGCAATTTCAATGTTTAGTGAAGATTGGAAATCTATTCTTGATGCATATTGGTCTAGAGGAATAGATATAAACAAAGGAAACATAATTAAAAGATTAAGAAATTATGTATCAATTACTATACCATTAATAATAATAACATTAAATAAAATAAAGGAAGTTGATTATGCTGCAGAATCAAGAGGCTTTAAAATTGGAATAAAAAATCGTACATCATTAGAGACAATTAAATGGAGTATTTGGGATTATATAATAATTTTAATCTCAATTATCATAATATTCATTATTGCTTTAATAATTTTTATTTATTAA
- a CDS encoding ABC transporter substrate-binding protein, with amino-acid sequence MKRAITRIQLAIIVAIIAILAIIGIFASTYFYKPVQPTTTVVTTPKTITTTPIEKIATQCMISDVVIFADPSESFSNEIVVLNNIYEKLVHYVTAEDKFIPQLATDWSVSEDGLTWTFTLRKGVKFHTGNKFDANAVKYSLERTKNLGAGPAFLLTPIKEIKILDEYKVQIILEHPAPLLSILASPYGAFIMDPVVTEEKGKDWFYKGNDAGTGPYKWVEWNKAENYVVLEKFDEYWGGWNKPHFTKIIIKGIEDPTTRRYKLEAGEVDIVEALPYEHIEALKNNPNIKISVTHSFQNLFFFFNTERYPLNIVKVRQALSYAFPYEEVIKTVLHGYGIQAKGAIPHGMWAFDDRLFQYKYDITKAKELLTEAGFPNGFDRALELTYLAGNEDERRAAELYKAELAKLGINLVIRSMPWDEQWAKAKGPAEQRQDIFVMYWWPDVCGDPYTYLVNQFHSEEVPYFGMAYWKNSTFDSLIDEAWSISGLDKAKAKELYFKAQQILVYEAPAIFVYDQDYVRPMRADLMGYVDDPSYPHIVFWYNCYRKE; translated from the coding sequence ATGAAAAGGGCTATAACAAGAATACAATTAGCAATAATTGTTGCGATTATTGCAATTTTAGCAATAATAGGAATATTTGCATCTACTTATTTTTATAAACCAGTTCAACCTACTACGACTGTTGTAACAACTCCAAAAACTATTACTACAACTCCAATAGAAAAAATCGCAACTCAATGTATGATTTCTGATGTAGTTATATTTGCTGACCCTAGCGAATCTTTCTCTAATGAGATAGTAGTATTAAACAATATTTATGAAAAGTTAGTTCATTACGTCACAGCTGAAGATAAATTTATCCCTCAATTAGCAACTGATTGGAGTGTTTCAGAAGACGGATTAACATGGACATTTACATTAAGAAAAGGGGTCAAATTCCATACTGGAAATAAATTTGATGCTAATGCTGTTAAATATTCTTTAGAAAGAACTAAAAATTTAGGGGCTGGTCCGGCATTTCTATTAACTCCAATAAAAGAAATTAAAATATTAGACGAGTATAAAGTGCAGATAATATTAGAGCATCCTGCGCCCTTACTTTCAATACTTGCATCACCTTATGGTGCATTTATAATGGATCCGGTAGTTACGGAAGAGAAAGGAAAAGATTGGTTTTATAAAGGCAATGATGCTGGCACTGGTCCCTATAAATGGGTTGAATGGAATAAAGCAGAAAATTACGTAGTTTTAGAAAAGTTTGATGAATATTGGGGAGGATGGAATAAGCCGCATTTCACTAAGATTATAATAAAGGGTATAGAAGATCCAACAACTCGTAGGTATAAATTGGAAGCAGGAGAAGTAGATATTGTTGAAGCATTACCATACGAGCATATAGAAGCCCTTAAAAATAATCCTAATATTAAAATATCAGTCACTCACTCTTTCCAGAATTTATTCTTTTTCTTTAATACTGAGAGATATCCATTAAATATAGTGAAAGTTAGACAAGCTTTATCGTATGCATTTCCATATGAAGAAGTAATAAAAACAGTATTACATGGATATGGAATCCAAGCAAAAGGAGCTATACCGCACGGAATGTGGGCTTTTGATGATAGATTATTCCAATATAAATACGATATAACAAAAGCCAAAGAACTTTTAACGGAAGCTGGTTTCCCAAACGGATTTGATAGAGCCTTAGAGCTTACTTATCTTGCAGGGAATGAAGATGAAAGAAGAGCTGCAGAATTATATAAAGCAGAATTAGCAAAACTTGGAATAAATTTAGTGATTAGAAGTATGCCATGGGATGAGCAATGGGCTAAAGCTAAAGGACCTGCAGAGCAACGTCAAGACATATTTGTTATGTATTGGTGGCCAGATGTTTGTGGAGATCCATATACATATCTTGTGAATCAATTTCACTCTGAAGAAGTACCATACTTTGGTATGGCATACTGGAAGAACTCTACATTCGACTCTCTTATAGATGAGGCATGGTCCATTAGTGGCTTGGATAAAGCGAAAGCTAAAGAGTTATACTTCAAGGCTCAGCAAATACTTGTATACGAAGCTCCAGCAATATTCGTATACGACCAAGATTATGTTAGACCTATGAGGGCGGATCTAATGGGTTATGTTGATGACCCATCTTATCCACATATTGTATTTTGGTATAATTGCTATAGAAAAGAATAA